A region from the Jaculus jaculus isolate mJacJac1 chromosome 18, mJacJac1.mat.Y.cur, whole genome shotgun sequence genome encodes:
- the Hnrnph3 gene encoding heterogeneous nuclear ribonucleoprotein H3 isoform X1: MDWVMKHNGPNDASDGTVRLRGLPFGCSKEEIVQFFQGLEIVPNGITLTMDYQGRSTGEAFVQFASKEIAENALGKHKERIGHRYIEIFRSSRSEIKGFYDPPRRLLGQRPGPYDRPIGGRGGYYGAGRGSMYDRMRRGGDGYDGGYGGFDDYGGYNNYGYGNDGFDDRMRDGRGMGGHGYGGAGDASSGFHGGHFVHMRGLPFRATENDIANFFSPLNPIRVHIDIGADGRATGEADVEFVTHEDAVAAMSKDKNNMQHRYIELFLNSTPGGGSGMGGSGMGGYGREGMDNQGGYGSVGRMGMGNNYSGGYGTPDGLGGYGRGGGGGGGYYGQGGVSGGGWRGMY; the protein is encoded by the exons ATGGATTGGGTTATGAAACATAATGGTCCAAATGACGCTAGTGATGGCACGGTACGACTTCGTGGACTGCCATTTGGTTGCAGCAAAGAGGAAATAGTTCAGTTCTTTCAAG GGTTGGAAATCGTGCCAAATGGGATAACATTGACGATGGACTACCAGGGGAGAAGCACAGGGGAGGCCTTCGTGCAGTTTGCTTCAAAGGAGATAGCAGAAAATGCTCTGGGGAAACACAAGGAAAGAATAGGGCACAG GTATATTGAGATCTTCAGGAGTAGCAGGAGTGAAATCAAAGGATTTTACGATCCACCAAGAAGATTGCTGGGACAGCGACCGGGACCCTATGATAGACCAATAGGAGGAAGAGGGGGTTATTATGGAGCTGGGCGTGGAAGTATGTATGACAGAATGCGACGAGGAGGTGATGGATATGATGGTG GCTATGGTGGTTTTGATGACTATGGAGGCTATAATAATTATGGTTATGGAAATGATGGCTTTGATGACAGAATGAGAGATGGAAGAG gtaTGGGAGGGCATGGCTATGGTGGAGCTGGTGATGCAAGTTCAGGTTTTCATGGTGGTCATTTCGTACATATGAGAGGATTACCCTTTCGTGCAACTGAAAATGACATTGCTAAT ttcttcTCACCACTAAATCCAATACGAGTTCATATTGATATTGGAGCTGATGGCAGAGCCACGGGAGAAGCGGATGTGGAGTTTGTGACACATGAAGATGCAGTAGCTGCCATGTCTAAGGATAAAAATAACATGC aacatcGGTATATTGAACTCTTCTTAAATTCTACACCTGGAGGTGGCTCTGGAATGGGAGGTTCTGGAATGGGAGGCTATGgcagagaaggaatgg ATAACCAGGGAGGATACGGATCTGTTGGAAGAATGGGAATGGGGAACAACTACAGTGGAGGATATGGTactcctgatggcctgggtggtTATG gtcgtggcggtggaggtggtggaggttaCTATGGGCAGGGTGGCGTGAGCGGAGGTGGATGGCGTGGGATGTACTGA
- the Hnrnph3 gene encoding heterogeneous nuclear ribonucleoprotein H3 isoform X2, with protein MDWVMKHNGPNDASDGTVRLRGLPFGCSKEEIVQFFQGLEIVPNGITLTMDYQGRSTGEAFVQFASKEIAENALGKHKERIGHRYIEIFRSSRSEIKGFYDPPRRLLGQRPGPYDRPIGGRGGYYGAGRGSYGGFDDYGGYNNYGYGNDGFDDRMRDGRGMGGHGYGGAGDASSGFHGGHFVHMRGLPFRATENDIANFFSPLNPIRVHIDIGADGRATGEADVEFVTHEDAVAAMSKDKNNMQHRYIELFLNSTPGGGSGMGGSGMGGYGREGMDNQGGYGSVGRMGMGNNYSGGYGTPDGLGGYGRGGGGGGGYYGQGGVSGGGWRGMY; from the exons ATGGATTGGGTTATGAAACATAATGGTCCAAATGACGCTAGTGATGGCACGGTACGACTTCGTGGACTGCCATTTGGTTGCAGCAAAGAGGAAATAGTTCAGTTCTTTCAAG GGTTGGAAATCGTGCCAAATGGGATAACATTGACGATGGACTACCAGGGGAGAAGCACAGGGGAGGCCTTCGTGCAGTTTGCTTCAAAGGAGATAGCAGAAAATGCTCTGGGGAAACACAAGGAAAGAATAGGGCACAG GTATATTGAGATCTTCAGGAGTAGCAGGAGTGAAATCAAAGGATTTTACGATCCACCAAGAAGATTGCTGGGACAGCGACCGGGACCCTATGATAGACCAATAGGAGGAAGAGGGGGTTATTATGGAGCTGGGCGTGGAA GCTATGGTGGTTTTGATGACTATGGAGGCTATAATAATTATGGTTATGGAAATGATGGCTTTGATGACAGAATGAGAGATGGAAGAG gtaTGGGAGGGCATGGCTATGGTGGAGCTGGTGATGCAAGTTCAGGTTTTCATGGTGGTCATTTCGTACATATGAGAGGATTACCCTTTCGTGCAACTGAAAATGACATTGCTAAT ttcttcTCACCACTAAATCCAATACGAGTTCATATTGATATTGGAGCTGATGGCAGAGCCACGGGAGAAGCGGATGTGGAGTTTGTGACACATGAAGATGCAGTAGCTGCCATGTCTAAGGATAAAAATAACATGC aacatcGGTATATTGAACTCTTCTTAAATTCTACACCTGGAGGTGGCTCTGGAATGGGAGGTTCTGGAATGGGAGGCTATGgcagagaaggaatgg ATAACCAGGGAGGATACGGATCTGTTGGAAGAATGGGAATGGGGAACAACTACAGTGGAGGATATGGTactcctgatggcctgggtggtTATG gtcgtggcggtggaggtggtggaggttaCTATGGGCAGGGTGGCGTGAGCGGAGGTGGATGGCGTGGGATGTACTGA
- the Hnrnph3 gene encoding heterogeneous nuclear ribonucleoprotein H3 isoform X3, producing MYDRMRRGGDGYDGGYGGFDDYGGYNNYGYGNDGFDDRMRDGRGMGGHGYGGAGDASSGFHGGHFVHMRGLPFRATENDIANFFSPLNPIRVHIDIGADGRATGEADVEFVTHEDAVAAMSKDKNNMQHRYIELFLNSTPGGGSGMGGSGMGGYGREGMDNQGGYGSVGRMGMGNNYSGGYGTPDGLGGYGRGGGGGGGYYGQGGVSGGGWRGMY from the exons ATGTATGACAGAATGCGACGAGGAGGTGATGGATATGATGGTG GCTATGGTGGTTTTGATGACTATGGAGGCTATAATAATTATGGTTATGGAAATGATGGCTTTGATGACAGAATGAGAGATGGAAGAG gtaTGGGAGGGCATGGCTATGGTGGAGCTGGTGATGCAAGTTCAGGTTTTCATGGTGGTCATTTCGTACATATGAGAGGATTACCCTTTCGTGCAACTGAAAATGACATTGCTAAT ttcttcTCACCACTAAATCCAATACGAGTTCATATTGATATTGGAGCTGATGGCAGAGCCACGGGAGAAGCGGATGTGGAGTTTGTGACACATGAAGATGCAGTAGCTGCCATGTCTAAGGATAAAAATAACATGC aacatcGGTATATTGAACTCTTCTTAAATTCTACACCTGGAGGTGGCTCTGGAATGGGAGGTTCTGGAATGGGAGGCTATGgcagagaaggaatgg ATAACCAGGGAGGATACGGATCTGTTGGAAGAATGGGAATGGGGAACAACTACAGTGGAGGATATGGTactcctgatggcctgggtggtTATG gtcgtggcggtggaggtggtggaggttaCTATGGGCAGGGTGGCGTGAGCGGAGGTGGATGGCGTGGGATGTACTGA